AGCTCAAGAGAATTGAAAATTTCTTTGAGGATTTATTGGGAACTAAGGAGGCAGAAAATGGTCAAATTTGCTCACCTGCTTATGCTGTCATTTTTAATTGTCTGGACTGCAGGATCCGGCTGTCTCGGAAACGATTCCTCTGATATGGAAGATGGAGGAATTACGGAAAACGTTGCCGAGGCAGGGAATGCAGATGATTTAAATATGGAACTCCTTACTTTGGCTGAGATTCAGGAACTTGATGCTGATATGGCCGAACTCGAGATCCTGCTTGATGACGCAAGCCCTGAGGAAGAAATAGAAATCGAAGAACTGTGAGCCAAAAGTAAACACTGAAAACACGGAAGATCTATGAACTCATTACTTTTGCTTCGTGTTTTCCGTGACCCAACTTAAAGTTTAAGATTGATGGAGAATTCTGGTTCCTGCCAATATCTTTTCTTCAGTAGTGAAGTTTTGATCTTGTAATTTTTGATTTTGCGAATTGTTAACTTTACGTTGATTTTTAATGTAGAGATTACTTCATTTGCGATCTTCGTCTAAATTTTCTTTGTATTTTGTATAAACTTATCGGGTTACTTGCTAATTTATATGCTTGAGATATAAAGGAACTCATTCAACACTAATTTAAGATTCGCGATCATCTGAGGGAGATTAATTTCTGAAGAAACAAAATAATGATGAAAAAATAATCAATCTCACTTAATTTGTTTATTTTAATTTGACATGGAGTTTAGGTTTTAGTATAAAAATTTTTCTTCAAATATTAAAAATTAACAGAGCACAAAGGGTTTTAAAGCCTTATGTAGAGAATAAAACATATATCAAGCTTTAAATTTCATATTTATCTCATAATTTTCTCTTTTAAGAAAAGTATACTTATATATTCTTCCATCTTAATAAAGTAACAATTGAATAATTTAAACGGAGACTTTCATATGGGAAAATGGGGAAAAGTAATATTCTATGGATCATACATAACTATAATACTTATTATATTAAGTATTCTATCACCGGCAGCTTTTGCCAAGAGTGATACTGCGGCAGGTAAAGGTGCTGACATGCAATCACTTGAAACTGTTCAGGCTAGGGTTAAGGAAAAAGTCCAGGAAAGGAATCAGACCGTGAATGGAACTCTGGAACGAGAGCAGCTGCGTGAAGAAACTAAGGAAAAAATACAATTAAAAGAGCAACTCAAGATCCAGAAAAGCAGTTACCAAACCTCAAAGCAAAATTTCCTCCAGATAAGATCCAGACTGAGGTCTGGAAATTACAGTGAAGAAGATCTTAACACTACAAGGAAATATCTCAATTCAAGCATTGACTATATGATAGCCAATCTTGAAAAAGTTAAGCATAACCTTGAGCAGTCAAACGGTAATGGTACTGAAGCCAGAATTTCTGCCATCGATGAAAGGATAAGCCAGCTTGAGGAAGAAAAAGAAGCTATCGGAAACGCAACAGAGCCTGAAGAGCTCGCAACTGCGGCAAACTCAATACGCGGAACCTGGAATAATGCAAAACATAGCGTAGTTGCCGAAACAGGAAAAACTGTCAGCGAGAAGATAGAAAAATTCCTTAACAAATCCGAAGATATTGCCGGAAGGCTTGAAAGTGAAATAAATGAAGTGAATGAGACTGGCACTGAGACCGCAGAACTAGAGGCAAAACTAGCTGATTACAATGAACTTATGGACTCAGTGAGAGAAAAGAAGGAAGTCGCCGAAGAGATCTTCGAGAAAGAGGATGCTACTCAGGAAGAACTCAAAGAAGCAAATGAATACCTTCAAAATGCTCTTGAAGATATACGTGATGCAAACGAGATATTGAGAGAAATCTTCAGTGAACTGGAACACTACAGAGAACAGTTCAGGCTTGAAGAAGAAAACCAGAAAACTGCTCAAACCAACGACGAAGATGCAGATGATAGCGCAGATGATAAAGAAGATGAAGATAAGGAAGATGAAGATGAGAAAGGCACACAAGAGGCTGTGATTACGAATTCCTCTACGAAAGAAACTAACAGTTAAGGAAGGGTAAAAAATGGTAGAGTTCAGATATCTATTTGTCCTGTCAATTTTGTTTTTCTGGCTTGCAGGATCCGGTTGCGTCGGAAATGATGCCTCGGATATGGAAGAAGGTATAACTACAGATATTCCCGGAACAGAAGAAAATACCTCCGCGAAACAGAGCCTTACTGAAGCAGAAATTCAGGAGTTTGAAGGAAATATCTTAGAACTTGAGGATCTGCTCTCGAATTCAAGCCTTGATGAAGAAATAGTAATTGAAGAGCTTTAAGAACAGAAAAAAATGCCTTAAAAAAGATGCTCTCATTTGAAGAACATCTTTTCTTTATTTTTCATTTTCTGGACTTCGCCCTCCAGAGTCTCTAATCTTGATTCCAGTTCATGCATATCTTTTCTGGTAAAGACGTCTGCCTTTGAAATGGTATCCTGAATCTTGTCGGAGATTTTCTTTTCGAGGTCAACCCTCTGTTTCTTGCTCTCTTCGACAAGGTCCTGAACAACTTTTTTACCTTCTTCTTTGCTGATATCCCCTTTGTCAACCAGGTCTTTTACAAGTTCATTTACTCTTTCTTCGGTCATTGCCCACAGTCCAGCCCCTATGAGCCCGAGTTTTCGAACAGGTTCTTTCATATATAAACACGCATCCTGGATTATTAATCTGAAAATAGTTAATTTGAAGTAATGAGTTTGAAGTGGTGTATAATGAATTAAAAACTGATAATATATTAAAGGTGATGATACATTAAAAATACATTGCTAAAAAAGTATCTTTATATCAAAATTCTCTTTTTGATCTTCTTTTAATATTCATTAGATGTTCTTTTTATGTTTTTTCAATATTTCGAGTAAATGTTTCAGATAATATCTCGGGTTTATTCAGCGTGATATTAATTGTCCACGTCTGCAATGTATGTAGCTTAATGCCAAAATGCGAACAACAGTGAAACCGAAGAGGTAACTTTTATTCTTTCAACATCGGAAATTGC
The genomic region above belongs to Methanosarcina horonobensis HB-1 = JCM 15518 and contains:
- a CDS encoding coiled-coil domain-containing protein; this encodes MGKWGKVIFYGSYITIILIILSILSPAAFAKSDTAAGKGADMQSLETVQARVKEKVQERNQTVNGTLEREQLREETKEKIQLKEQLKIQKSSYQTSKQNFLQIRSRLRSGNYSEEDLNTTRKYLNSSIDYMIANLEKVKHNLEQSNGNGTEARISAIDERISQLEEEKEAIGNATEPEELATAANSIRGTWNNAKHSVVAETGKTVSEKIEKFLNKSEDIAGRLESEINEVNETGTETAELEAKLADYNELMDSVREKKEVAEEIFEKEDATQEELKEANEYLQNALEDIRDANEILREIFSELEHYREQFRLEEENQKTAQTNDEDADDSADDKEDEDKEDEDEKGTQEAVITNSSTKETNS
- a CDS encoding phasin family protein, producing MKEPVRKLGLIGAGLWAMTEERVNELVKDLVDKGDISKEEGKKVVQDLVEESKKQRVDLEKKISDKIQDTISKADVFTRKDMHELESRLETLEGEVQKMKNKEKMFFK